A stretch of DNA from Aerosakkonema funiforme FACHB-1375:
GCTTACTGACATTGATCGTAGTGTATTGGCGACGATTGATAACGGTAAAGTGCTTTAACTTGGGTATGCGCTTGTAGAGTGGCTGTTGTCCTCCCTCAAAACCCGGTCTGGTGCTACCGCCAGAACGGGATTTTTGACCGCGCATCCCCAAACCTGCACTAGCCCCCTGTCCGGCAGAAATACCTCTTCCTACCCGGCGAGGGCGATGTTTGGAGCCTTTTTTAGGCGTAGCATCATTTAATCTCATATTTTTGGTCACGGGTCATTGGTCAATCATGTCATCGGTCAGCGGTTATCAGTCATGGTTTTTAATGACTCATAACGATCGTGACTATGAGAAGAGATTCTCGATCGGCACACCGCGATCTTGGGCAACTTCAGAAAACGTTCGCAGGGTTTCCAAGGCGTTAACGGTGGCTCTGGCGTTGTTGAGCGGATTGTTAGAACCGAGCTGTTTGGCCAGGACGTTGCGAACACCCGCCAACTCCAACACGGTGCGTACAGCGCCACCTGCAATTACCCCCGTTCCCGGTGCTGCCGGTCGCATCATGATCTTCGCACCACCACCGTCACCTTGAGCTGGATGGGGAATCGAGTTTGATTTCGTGAGGGGTATTTCAACCAGGTGCTTTTTGCCATCGGCGACTCCCTTGCGGACAGCACCGATCACATCGCTGGCTTTACCAACTCCGACGCCTACTGTACCGCGTTCGTTACCGACGACGACAATGGCGCGGAAGCTCAGCTTTTTACCACCTTTTACTACTTTGCTAACGCGGCGGATTTGGATGACCCGCTCTTGCCAGGTAGTTTCTTTTTCTTTAGTGCGGCTGCTTTTTTTACGAGTTTTTTCTTTTTCCGCCATTGTTTTTTCCTTTTTTTTTGTCATTTGTCATTTGTCAAAAGTCATTTGTCATTTCCTCATGACTGATGACTGATGACACGATTGACAACTAGAAGTCTAAACCGGCTTCCCTAGCTGCGTCGGCGAGAGCTTTGATCCGACCGTGGTAAAGATTGCCGCCGCGATCGAATACGACTTTTTCAATACCCGCTTCGCGAGCTCGCTGTGCAATCAATTTGCCTACCTGGGTCGAAGCATCGCAATTGTAGCCAGCTTTTAATTCTGCTTTTAAGTCTGGCTCGACTGTCGAGGCGGCTACAAGGGTATGGTGCTTGGTGTCGTCGATCACTTGGGCATAAATATGCTGATTCGATCGAAACACAGCTAAGCGAGGACGTTCTGGTGTTCCAAAGACTGTGCGCCGGATGCGGCGATGCCGACGCTGCTTCGATTCTATGCGACTCAGCTTCATTTCTTCCCTGCCTTGCCAGCTTTACGTCTGACTACTTCACCGGCATAACGAATGCCTTTGCCTTTATAAACTTCTGGTGGGCGGACGGCGCGAATTTTGGCTGCTAAGTTACCCACAAGTTCTTTATCGATGCCACTGACGGTGATATTGACGTTGCCATCAACAGCCATTTGGGTGCCAGCGGGCGGTTCGATTTTGACTTCGTGGCTATAGCCCACGACCAAAACGAGATTGCGACCGTCAACTCTGGCCCTGTAACCAACACCTTGAATTTCCAATTTTTTCTGAAAGCCTTGGGAGACTCCCTCAACCATGTTGGCTACCAGGGTGCGACATAAACCGTGAAGTTGACGGAGGCTGCGAGACTCATTTTCCCGCACAACCTGCAAAGTTCCGCCGTCTTGCACTACAGTTATCCCTGCTGGCAGAACTCTAGAAAGTTCTCCTTTCGGCCCTTTTACAGCAACGTGTTGGTTGTCTATTGTCACCGATACTTTATCAGGAACAGCGATCGGGCGCTTACCGATACGAGACATAACGTTTTTGTCCTTTGTCAGTTATCAGTTGTCAAAAGTCAATCATTCAAAAGTCGGAAAGTAGGTGACTGATGACCGATGAATCTTGACCGAGTTACCAAACGTAGCAAAGTACTTCACCACCGATTCCCTGGCGTCGCGCTTCCCGATCGGTCATAATCCCACTGGGAGTGGAAATTATGGCGATGCCGATGCCACCGAGAACTCGCGGTAATTCTTTGCGGTTCGAGTAAACTCGCAGTCCTGGCTTGCTTACTCTTCTCAATTTGGTGATGATGGGCTGACGATTTTTTCCTTTGTATTTCAAAGAAATCACCAGCTCTTTCTTGACTCCTTCGCCATTTTCTTCGTACTCGCCGATAAAGCCCTCTTCCTTGAGGACTTTTGCAATGCTGCGAGTCATTTTTGTGGACGGTACCGCTGTTTTTTGATGCCGCGCTAAATTTGCATTGCGGATGCGCGTCAGCATATCTGAAATTGTGTCATTCGACGCCATCGTCTCCTCCTTATCGATCGCTGAAAGGCATCCCAAAAGCTTTAAGCAAGGCGCGACCCTCTTCGTCTGTTTTCGCAGTCGTGATGATCGAAATATCCAGACCTCGAATTTGATCGATTCTGTCGTATTCGATTTCTGGAAAAATCAACTGCTCTCTTACGCCCAGACTGTAGTTACCGCGACCGTCAAAGCTTTTGGGACTAATACCTCGAAAGTCGCGGATGCGGGGTAGCGCCAGGTTGACTAATCTATCGAAAAAGGCATACATCCGATCTCCCCGCAGCGTCACCATAATGCCGACTGGCATACCTTGGCGAATTTTGAAACCCGCGATCGCTTTTTTGGCTCTTGTGACTACAGGTTTTTGACCTGCGATCGTGCCAATTTCATTCAAGGAAGATTCCAGTGCCTTAGCGTTTGCCGCTGCATCGCCCAAACCCCTGTTGAGGGTGATTTTCACCAGCTTCGGCACCTGATGGATGTTTTTGTAATTGAACTGTTCCTTCAGTTTGGGAACAATATTCTCTTGATACTCGGTTTTCAGTCGTTGAGTCATTGTCTTCGTTTCTCTATCTTCCTGGGCTTGGTCAGGAAGGCGATTCCGGTAAATTTCAAATTTCAAATTGCAGATTTAATTAAATCTCAAATCTCCAATCTCCAATCTGAAATTCTTGCATTTATTTGTCTATAATTTCGCCAGTTTTCTTCAGCACCCGTACTTTCTTACCTTCTTCGGTATAGGTGTAGCCGACGCGACTGGCAACGTTTTGCTTAGTGGAATACAGCATCACGTTAGAACTGTGAATCGGTGCTTCATAGGTAGTAATCCGACCCGATTCCCCTTCTTGTTGGGGTTTAACGTGTTTGGTTTTGATGTTAACCCCTTTGACGATTACCTTACTTAATTTCGGAAACGTCCTTAAGATTTCACCGACTTTGCCTTTATCTTTACCAGAGATAACTTGAACGGTGTCACCTTTTTTAACGTGCATTTTGTAACGCACAGAATTATTGCCTGCTTTTTTAGCAGATGCTTGACCAATGCCACGATTAGCCATTACAGCACCTCCGGAGCTAGGGATACGATTTTGGTATAGTTCTTATCGCGCAGTTCCCGCGCTACGGGGCCAAAAACGCGGGTGCCTCTGGGGTTGCCATCTGCGTTGATGATTACGGCGGCATTATCGTCGAAACGAATGCTCATACCGCTTTCGCGACGCAAACCTTTGCGAGTGCGGACGATCACAGCTCGCACTACATCTGATTTCTTCACCCCCATATTGGGGATGGCATCTTTGACGACGGCGATAATTACATCACCTACATTGCCATAGCGGCGATTTCCGGCACCTAATACCCGGATACACATTAATTTGCGGGCACCGCTATTATCAGCAACATTGAGATAAGTCTGGGGTTGGATCACGGCTTTGCTAGTTGCTAAAAAGCTAATCGCTAATCGGTGAATTTCAAATTTTAGATTTCAAATTTCAAATTTAATAAATTTGCCATCTGAAATCTGAAATTTCCGATTAGGCTTTATTCGAGCTGAGAATTTCAATGACTTGCCAGCGTTTGGTGCGGCTAAGGGGACGGGTTTCGCGAATGCGGACGCGATCGCCCTCACGACATTTGTTTTCTTCATCGTGAGCCTTATACCGTTTTGTACGCACCACAATTTTTTGGTACTTGGGGTGGGGAGAGCGGTTTTCCACTGCTACCACCACGGTTTTATCCATTTTGTCGCTGACAACTAAGCCAACTCTTTCTTTAACTGCCATTGCCACTTCCTCCTATTGCGCGACTGACCCGGTGGTACTCGCGGATTTTTGGGCAGCCATTTTTCGTTCGTGTTCTACTGTCAGCAACTGAGCTATTTTGTGCTTCGTGTGCTTGAACTGATGCGGCTTTTCCAACTGACGAGTTGCTTTTTGCAGGCGTAGCTGAAACAGTTGTCGCTTAGCCTGAATAATTTGTTCTGCCAGCTCTTCATCGCTCAATTTTCTGGCTTCTTCAATCTTGGGAAGAGACATAGTTTATACATTCTCCTCAGAGCGCATGACGAACTTTGTTTTAATTGGCAACTTAAAAGAAGCCAAACGCATTGCTTCGCGAGCTGTCGCTTCGGTAACGCCTGTAATTTCAAACAGTATTCGTCCCGGTTTGACTACAGCCACCCAAAACTCAGGCGAGCCTTTACCAGAACCCATCCGGGTTTCTGCGGGACGCATCGTGACCGGTTTGTCGGGGAAAATGCGAATCCAAATCTTGCCACCCCTACGAATGTAGCGGGTCATGGCACGACGGCTAGCTTCGATTTGACGAGATGTGATCCAGGCTGGTTCTAGCGCTTGCAGACCGAAGTCACCGAAGTTAAGTTCGCTACCTCTGGTGGCTAACCCTTCCATGCGCCCGCGCTGTTGTTTGCGGAATTTAGTTCTTCTAGGACTTAACATGGCTTGTCATTGTGCTGGTAATTGGGAATGAGAATTTTGGATGAGAGGATGAGAGGATTTTGGATTGCTTTTGCATCTAAAAATCTCAAATCTCAAATCGAAAATTTTAAATTACCCATCATTGGAACGGTCTTCAAATTGCTGACGGCGTTTGCCTTGACGACGGCGAGGCGTACCTGGGGCAGCAGCAGGAGCGACTTCTTCTTGTCCGGGAATGATTTCGCCTTTAAAGATCCACACTTTGACACCAAGAATGCCGTAGATAGTCTTGGCGGTACGGTAAGCGAAATCAATATCTGCCCGTAAGGTATGCAGGGGTACTCTCCCTTCCCGCGTCCATTCAGTCCGAGCGATTTCTGCGCCGTTGAGGCGACCGCTTACTTGTACTTTGATTCCCTGAACTCCAGCACGCTGGGCGCGTTGAATTGCTTGACGGACAACTCGGCGGAAGGAAACGCGACGCTCTAGCTGTTGAGCGATGTATTCGGCAATCAGACCTGCATCCGCATCTACTCGCGCTACTTCGACGACGTTGATGCGAATTTGACGGTTGCTGCCCAGTTCTTCTTGAAGACCGGTTCGCAAGGTTTCAATACCCGTGCCGCCGCGACCGACAACTACACCGGGTCTGGCGGTGCGAATTTCTAAGTCGATTTGATCGGCTTTGCGTTCGATTCGCACGTCGGAAATGCCGGCGTTAGCCAGATTTTTTTCGACGTAGTTGCGAATTTTGTAGTCTTCTTGGAGTAGCTCTGGGTAGCGATCGGCGTCGGCATACCAGCGAGAGCGATGTTCTTGGATTATGCCCAGTCGAAAGCCAACTGGATGAATCTTTTGTCCCATATCGATTTTAGATTTTAGATTTTAGATTTTAGATTTCAGATTTCAGATTAAATTTGCCATTTGAATTCTGAAATCTAAAACTTGCAATTGCTATTTCTCTGCTGCTTCCGCGACGGCGACAGTGATATGACAGGTGGGCTTGCGAATTTGGTAAGCTCGACCCTGCGCTCGTGGCCGGAAACGCTTTAATGTTGCGCCTTGGTCTGCGTAGGCTGTGCTGACTACTAACTTGGCCGGATCTAAACCTGCGTTGTGTTCGGCATTGGCGACGGCGGAGCGCAGCACTTTGAGAACTGGTTCGCAAGCTTTATAGGGCATGAACTCCAGAACGATGAGCGCTTCCCGATAGGAGCGACCCCGAATTTGGTCGAGGACGCGGCGCACCTTATGGGGAGACATACGAATGTAGCGTGCGATCGCCTTAATTTCTGTGGTATCGGTTGCCATAGATTTCTCCATCTTTGTCATCAATCAAGAGTCATCGGTCAAGAGTCATTATTCATAGTTAATCGTTGATTGTTTATTGTTGACTATTAACCGCAGACTAACAACTAACAACTGACAACTGACTAATGACTAAGACAAACTATCTCTTCGCCTTTTTATCGCCCTTCGCGTGTCCTCTAAAGGTGCGCGTGGGGGCAAATTCACCCAATTTGTGTCCCACCATCTGATCGGAAATATAAATCGGTACGTGAGTTCTGCCATTGTGTACGGCGATCGTATGACCGACCATTTGAGGTAAAACTGTTGAAGCCCGCGACCAAGTTTTGATGACTTGCTTTTCGTTTCTGGCATTCAACTTTTCAATTTTGCTGAGCAGATGGTCTGCGACAAAAGGCCCTTTTTTTAATGAACGACCCATAGTTCGATTTTAGATTTTGGATTTTGGATTTTGGATTTTGGATTTTGGATTTTAGATTTTAAATTTTTTTATTTGTCAATCTAAAATCTAAAATCTCAAATCTAAAATTCTTATGATTCCCGACCGCCACGTCCGCGCTTGGAGGCTTTGCGACGACGACGCACTATTAAGGAACTACTCGGTTTTTTAGGTTTGCGCGTTTTGGCACCCAAGGTAGGTTTACCCCAAGGGGTTACTGGCCCGCTTCTACCGATCGGCGCTCTACCTTCTCCACCGCCGTGGGGGTGATCCACTGGGTTCATGACGCTGCCTCTAACTTTAGGCCGGCGACCTTTCCAGCGATTGCGACCTGCTTTGCCGGTACTCAAGTTTCTGGCATCTAGGTTGCCCACCTGGCCGATGGTAGCGTAGCATTCCTTCAGTACCATGCGGACTTCGCCGGATGGCAGCTTGAGGGTGACGTAGTTGCCTTCTTTAGCTACCACTTGAGCGGTCGCACCAGCAGCTCGAACGATTTGTGCGCCTCGACCTGGATAGAGTTCGATGTTGTGGACGCTGGTACCTAATGGGATATTGCTCAGCGGCAGGGCGTTGCCAATTTCGATCGGCGAATCCGGCCCAGAAACGATCGTCGTCCCCACTTTCAAACCATTGGGATGCAAAATATAGCGTTTTTCGCCATCCCGATAGTACACAAGTGCAATGCGAGCATTGCGGTTGGGGTCGTATTCAATCGCAGCTACTTTAGCTGGGATATTGTGCTTGTCGCGACGAAAGTCGATGATGCGGTAAAGACGCTTGTGTCCGCCACCTCTACGTCTGCTGGTAATCACGCCGCGATTGTTGCGGCCTTTTTTACGATGTTTCGATACCGTTAGCGAGGGTTCTGGCTCGCTGCGGGTGATTTCAGCAAAGTCGGAAACTGTACACTGGCGCGTACCGGGGGTGTATGGCCGATAAGAACGGGTACCCATAACTAAAAGATGAAAGTATTTGAATTTTGTGCTTGATGGGGTGGAGCGTAATTTCAAATTGCCGATTTCAAATTGCCGATTTAATTTAAATTTGAAATTTGAAATCTAAATTTTGAAATTCCCTATACTTCTGGGAACAGAACTTGCCGGATTTTTTCCCCGTCGCCGGATGCCAAGGTGACTATGGCTTTTTTGTAGTGAGCTTTAAACCCAACAAATTTGCCAACCCGACGCTTTTTGCGTGGCGGTGTAACGGTATTCACTGCCTTTACTTTGACATTGAATAACTGTTCGATCGCTGCTTTTATTTGTGTTTTTGTTGCCTTGGGAGCTACTTCAAATGTGTATTTTTCTTGCTCCATCAGCATAGTGGCTTTTTCAGTTACCAAGGGGCGGCGTACTAAATCTGCCAGTGTCCGCAAAGTATTGTCAGGCATCGTACACCTCCTGAATTTTGGCCAAAGCTGATGATGTTGTCACTACTTTGTCTGCC
This window harbors:
- the rplO gene encoding 50S ribosomal protein L15, whose translation is MRLNDATPKKGSKHRPRRVGRGISAGQGASAGLGMRGQKSRSGGSTRPGFEGGQQPLYKRIPKLKHFTVINRRQYTTINVSKLASLPANTEVTLESLLGAGIVTSNKGPLKILGDGNLNVSLQVKAAAFTAGARSKIEAAGGSCEVVEANRG
- the rpsE gene encoding 30S ribosomal protein S5; this encodes MAEKEKTRKKSSRTKEKETTWQERVIQIRRVSKVVKGGKKLSFRAIVVVGNERGTVGVGVGKASDVIGAVRKGVADGKKHLVEIPLTKSNSIPHPAQGDGGGAKIMMRPAAPGTGVIAGGAVRTVLELAGVRNVLAKQLGSNNPLNNARATVNALETLRTFSEVAQDRGVPIENLFS
- the rplR gene encoding 50S ribosomal protein L18 codes for the protein MKLSRIESKQRRHRRIRRTVFGTPERPRLAVFRSNQHIYAQVIDDTKHHTLVAASTVEPDLKAELKAGYNCDASTQVGKLIAQRAREAGIEKVVFDRGGNLYHGRIKALADAAREAGLDF
- the rplF gene encoding 50S ribosomal protein L6; amino-acid sequence: MSRIGKRPIAVPDKVSVTIDNQHVAVKGPKGELSRVLPAGITVVQDGGTLQVVRENESRSLRQLHGLCRTLVANMVEGVSQGFQKKLEIQGVGYRARVDGRNLVLVVGYSHEVKIEPPAGTQMAVDGNVNITVSGIDKELVGNLAAKIRAVRPPEVYKGKGIRYAGEVVRRKAGKAGKK
- the rpsH gene encoding 30S ribosomal protein S8: MASNDTISDMLTRIRNANLARHQKTAVPSTKMTRSIAKVLKEEGFIGEYEENGEGVKKELVISLKYKGKNRQPIITKLRRVSKPGLRVYSNRKELPRVLGGIGIAIISTPSGIMTDREARRQGIGGEVLCYVW
- the rplE gene encoding 50S ribosomal protein L5, translated to MTQRLKTEYQENIVPKLKEQFNYKNIHQVPKLVKITLNRGLGDAAANAKALESSLNEIGTIAGQKPVVTRAKKAIAGFKIRQGMPVGIMVTLRGDRMYAFFDRLVNLALPRIRDFRGISPKSFDGRGNYSLGVREQLIFPEIEYDRIDQIRGLDISIITTAKTDEEGRALLKAFGMPFSDR
- the rplX gene encoding 50S ribosomal protein L24, which codes for MANRGIGQASAKKAGNNSVRYKMHVKKGDTVQVISGKDKGKVGEILRTFPKLSKVIVKGVNIKTKHVKPQQEGESGRITTYEAPIHSSNVMLYSTKQNVASRVGYTYTEEGKKVRVLKKTGEIIDK
- the rplN gene encoding 50S ribosomal protein L14; the protein is MIQPQTYLNVADNSGARKLMCIRVLGAGNRRYGNVGDVIIAVVKDAIPNMGVKKSDVVRAVIVRTRKGLRRESGMSIRFDDNAAVIINADGNPRGTRVFGPVARELRDKNYTKIVSLAPEVL
- the rpsQ gene encoding 30S ribosomal protein S17; its protein translation is MAVKERVGLVVSDKMDKTVVVAVENRSPHPKYQKIVVRTKRYKAHDEENKCREGDRVRIRETRPLSRTKRWQVIEILSSNKA
- the rpmC gene encoding 50S ribosomal protein L29, with protein sequence MSLPKIEEARKLSDEELAEQIIQAKRQLFQLRLQKATRQLEKPHQFKHTKHKIAQLLTVEHERKMAAQKSASTTGSVAQ
- the rplP gene encoding 50S ribosomal protein L16 produces the protein MLSPRRTKFRKQQRGRMEGLATRGSELNFGDFGLQALEPAWITSRQIEASRRAMTRYIRRGGKIWIRIFPDKPVTMRPAETRMGSGKGSPEFWVAVVKPGRILFEITGVTEATAREAMRLASFKLPIKTKFVMRSEENV
- the rpsC gene encoding 30S ribosomal protein S3; protein product: MGQKIHPVGFRLGIIQEHRSRWYADADRYPELLQEDYKIRNYVEKNLANAGISDVRIERKADQIDLEIRTARPGVVVGRGGTGIETLRTGLQEELGSNRQIRINVVEVARVDADAGLIAEYIAQQLERRVSFRRVVRQAIQRAQRAGVQGIKVQVSGRLNGAEIARTEWTREGRVPLHTLRADIDFAYRTAKTIYGILGVKVWIFKGEIIPGQEEVAPAAAPGTPRRRQGKRRQQFEDRSNDG
- the rplV gene encoding 50S ribosomal protein L22, whose amino-acid sequence is MATDTTEIKAIARYIRMSPHKVRRVLDQIRGRSYREALIVLEFMPYKACEPVLKVLRSAVANAEHNAGLDPAKLVVSTAYADQGATLKRFRPRAQGRAYQIRKPTCHITVAVAEAAEK
- the rpsS gene encoding 30S ribosomal protein S19, giving the protein MGRSLKKGPFVADHLLSKIEKLNARNEKQVIKTWSRASTVLPQMVGHTIAVHNGRTHVPIYISDQMVGHKLGEFAPTRTFRGHAKGDKKAKR
- the rplB gene encoding 50S ribosomal protein L2, giving the protein MGTRSYRPYTPGTRQCTVSDFAEITRSEPEPSLTVSKHRKKGRNNRGVITSRRRGGGHKRLYRIIDFRRDKHNIPAKVAAIEYDPNRNARIALVYYRDGEKRYILHPNGLKVGTTIVSGPDSPIEIGNALPLSNIPLGTSVHNIELYPGRGAQIVRAAGATAQVVAKEGNYVTLKLPSGEVRMVLKECYATIGQVGNLDARNLSTGKAGRNRWKGRRPKVRGSVMNPVDHPHGGGEGRAPIGRSGPVTPWGKPTLGAKTRKPKKPSSSLIVRRRRKASKRGRGGRES
- a CDS encoding 50S ribosomal protein L23, whose amino-acid sequence is MPDNTLRTLADLVRRPLVTEKATMLMEQEKYTFEVAPKATKTQIKAAIEQLFNVKVKAVNTVTPPRKKRRVGKFVGFKAHYKKAIVTLASGDGEKIRQVLFPEV